The following coding sequences are from one Bos indicus x Bos taurus breed Angus x Brahman F1 hybrid chromosome 5, Bos_hybrid_MaternalHap_v2.0, whole genome shotgun sequence window:
- the LOC113892445 gene encoding C-type lectin domain family 2 member D11-like isoform X1, translated as MFQKNSISRENVEEGRSGKLLGILYLLSQSGQILQRICLPIISFVTSAKFYRFIFIASLAANLMLFYPLFPVRRRELDSHVLYVPCSKGWIGFGSKCFYFSEDTRNWTFSQTFCTSLEAVLAQFETKDELNFLIRYKGHSDHWIGLSRESSHHVWKWTDNSKYNASFAITGDATCGYLNDLGVSSARSYTDRKWICSKQIMFPCP; from the exons atgtttcagaaaaacTCTATCTCCAGAGAAAACGTGGAAGAGGGGCGATCTG GTAAATTACTcggaattctttacctgctgagccaatCGGGACAAATACTCCAAAGGATATGCCTACCAATTATATCTTTTGTAACTTCTGCCAAGTTTTATCGTTTCATCTTCATTGCATCCCTAGCTGCAAATCTAATGCTATTTTATCCTCTTTTCCCAG TGAGAAGAAGAGAGCTGGACTCACATGTTCTGTATGTTCCCTGCTCAAAAGGATGGATAGGATTTggaagtaaatgtttttatttttcggAAGACACAAGGAACTGGACATTCAGTCAGACATTCTGTACTTCATTGGAAGCTGTCCTTGCTCAGTTTGAAACTAAGGATGAGCTG AACTTCCTGATAAGATACAAAGGCCATTCTGACCATTGGATTGGCCTTAGTAGAGAATCATCACATCATGTTTGGAAATGGACAGACAACTCTAAATATAATGCCTC GTTTGCCATCACAGGAGATGCAACATGTGGCTACCTGAATGACCTTGGAGTTAGCAGTGCCAGGAGTTATACAGATAGAAAATGGATTTGCAGCAAACAAATAATGTTTCCATGTCCTTAA
- the LOC113892445 gene encoding C-type lectin domain family 2 member D11-like isoform X2 has translation MFQKNSISRENVEEGRSVRRRELDSHVLYVPCSKGWIGFGSKCFYFSEDTRNWTFSQTFCTSLEAVLAQFETKDELNFLIRYKGHSDHWIGLSRESSHHVWKWTDNSKYNASFAITGDATCGYLNDLGVSSARSYTDRKWICSKQIMFPCP, from the exons atgtttcagaaaaacTCTATCTCCAGAGAAAACGTGGAAGAGGGGCGATCTG TGAGAAGAAGAGAGCTGGACTCACATGTTCTGTATGTTCCCTGCTCAAAAGGATGGATAGGATTTggaagtaaatgtttttatttttcggAAGACACAAGGAACTGGACATTCAGTCAGACATTCTGTACTTCATTGGAAGCTGTCCTTGCTCAGTTTGAAACTAAGGATGAGCTG AACTTCCTGATAAGATACAAAGGCCATTCTGACCATTGGATTGGCCTTAGTAGAGAATCATCACATCATGTTTGGAAATGGACAGACAACTCTAAATATAATGCCTC GTTTGCCATCACAGGAGATGCAACATGTGGCTACCTGAATGACCTTGGAGTTAGCAGTGCCAGGAGTTATACAGATAGAAAATGGATTTGCAGCAAACAAATAATGTTTCCATGTCCTTAA